The proteins below come from a single Ictidomys tridecemlineatus isolate mIctTri1 unplaced genomic scaffold, mIctTri1.hap1 Scaffold_775, whole genome shotgun sequence genomic window:
- the LOC101957842 gene encoding uncharacterized protein LOC101957842, producing the protein MMCHGTSDQDSTLILALELVTFEDVAVNFMHEEWALLDASQKNLYRDVMLEVLRNLASIGNKCDEKNFEDQIKHSGSNVRQITSHYGHEHYKHEECEEKPCELKQYRKSLVSLKSVHTHMLTQSGDGPYENIVCGKVISCSNDIQRHEDSHIGWQPDECQQCEEVSSPAGIQRHTRTHSGDKPFQCELCGKAFHSLTLYRKHERTHSGEKCHECKEGGKTLVSPTSLNSHLITHTGKALFKCNVCGKDFACQSLFRIHQRKHTREKPYECQQYGKAYTTSSYLQIHEKIHTGEKPYACQQCGKAFSTSSYLQIHERTHTGEKPYEYMNGLIEERSPINVNNVEKSTLLPFTFTYMNKRILE; encoded by the exons tgacctttgaggatgtggctgtgaacttcatGCATGAGGAGTGGGCTTTGCTGGATGCttcccagaagaacctttacagagatgtgatgctggaagtcctcagaaacctggcATCTATAG GAAACAAATGTGATGAGAAGAACTTTGAAGATCAGATCAAACATTCTGGAAGCAATGTAAG GCAGATCACATCTCACTATGGACATGAACACTACAAGcatgaagaatgtgaagagaagccATGTGAATTGAAACAATACaggaaatctctggtttctctcaaaagtgtgcacacacacatgttaACACAAAGTGGAGATGGACCCTATGAAAATATAGTATGTGGGAAAGTCATCAGTTGTTCCAATGACATTCAAAGGCATGAAGATTCTCATATTGGTTGGCAACCtgatgaatgtcaacaatgtgagGAAGTCTCTTCTCCCGCAGGTATTCAAAGACACACAAGAACACATAGTGGAGATAAACCTTTTCAATGTGAGTTATGTGGAAAAGCCTTTCATTCTCTGACATTATATAGaaaacatgaaagaactcattctGGAGAGAAATGCCATGAATGTAAAGAAGGTGGTAAGACTTTGGTTTCACCCACAAGTCTAAACAGTCACCTGATCACGCACACTGGGAAAGCACTTTTTAAATGTAACgtatgtgggaaagactttgctTGCCAAAGTTTATTTAgaatacatcagagaaaacatactagagagaaaccctatgaatgtcaacaatatGGAAAAGCCTACACTACTTCatcttaccttcagatacatgaaaaaattcatacaggagagaagccctatgcatgtcaacaatgtgggaaagccttcagtacCTCTTcctaccttcagatacatgagcggactcatactggagagaagccctacgaat ACATGAACGGACTCATAgaggagagaagccctatcaatgtcaacaatgtggaaaagtctacACTACTGCCTTTTACCTTCACATACATGAACAAACGCATTCTGGAGTGA